A window from Phalacrocorax aristotelis chromosome 5, bGulAri2.1, whole genome shotgun sequence encodes these proteins:
- the INAFM2 gene encoding putative transmembrane protein INAFM2: protein MKEKEAGAERGKPATYTGDKKARMAAKTNKKWVRLATVLAYVLSVSLAAIVLAVYYSLIWQPVRGGGGGSGPAPGPAAAASPQPRVAPPGPAASRTPTRRPAAPTQEAPPAPPRAGPGPGPADTDPPDASPPPPGAEAGAAALRRVRGGP, encoded by the coding sequence atgaaggagaaggaggcggGGGCGGAGCGGGGCAAACCCGCCACTTACACCGGGGACAAGAAGGCGCGCATGGCGGCCAAGACCAACAAGAAGTGGGTGCGCCTGGCCACCGTGCTGGCCTACGTGCTCTCCGTCTCGCTGGCCGCCATCGTCCTCGCCGTCTACTACAGCCTCATCTGGCAGCCggtgcgcggcggcggcggcggctccggccccgctcccggccccgccgccgccgcctccccgcagccccgcgtcgcgccgccgggccccgccgccagccGCACGCCCACCCGGCGGCCCGCCGCGCCCACGCAGGAGGCTCCGCCAGCGCCGCCGCGggcgggccccggccccggccccgccgacACGGACCCTCCGGACGcttcgccgccgccgcccggggccgAGGCGGGGGCCGCGGCGCTGCGCCGGGTGCGGGGCGGCCCCTga